In a genomic window of Thermococcus celericrescens:
- a CDS encoding ParB/RepB/Spo0J family partition protein produces MRRIRLITREEAFKRAEHIMNEYRAAYGIDFEMEYSFLPVELLVPTQAELSEVKLLVVLEEIKHGYDAPITVIPYGRRYYILDGHHRAFALWKLGFREVEALVLRPKVRFLPGVVRTAEKSGLRGIGGIKIVRD; encoded by the coding sequence TTGAGGAGGATACGGCTCATAACCCGGGAGGAGGCGTTTAAACGCGCGGAGCACATAATGAACGAATACAGGGCGGCCTACGGTATCGATTTTGAGATGGAGTATTCTTTCCTGCCCGTGGAGCTTCTCGTCCCAACACAGGCGGAGCTCAGTGAGGTGAAGCTTCTCGTGGTGCTGGAGGAGATAAAACACGGGTACGATGCCCCGATAACAGTCATACCCTACGGGAGGCGCTACTATATCCTCGACGGCCACCACAGGGCCTTTGCCCTCTGGAAGCTGGGCTTCAGAGAGGTGGAGGCGCTCGTGCTGCGGCCGAAGGTTCGGTTCCTGCCAGGGGTTGTGAGGACCGCGGAGAAGAGCGGACTTAGGGGCATAGGAGGGATAAAAATAGTCAGGGATTAG
- a CDS encoding class I SAM-dependent methyltransferase yields the protein MVEYFDRIAERYDGWYRTKTGRYVDRTEKWLIFSMLRTRRGRALDLGCGTGNYTLELKRMGFDVVGLDASEGMLRVARSKGLNCVRGDAYSLPFPDGSFDLVLSVTMFEFIHEPENVISEIYRVLRPGGEAVIGTMNGRSVWFLFKRLKSLFVETAYRYARFYTPSELEELLLGAGFGEVESAGVIFFPSFWPFTGLAEGTDRKCHRKCRNLAAFVAVRGRKV from the coding sequence ATGGTCGAGTACTTTGACAGGATAGCCGAACGCTACGACGGGTGGTACCGGACGAAGACGGGCCGCTACGTGGACAGAACGGAGAAGTGGCTGATATTCTCCATGCTGCGGACCAGAAGGGGAAGGGCCCTCGACCTCGGCTGCGGGACCGGGAACTATACCCTGGAGCTCAAAAGAATGGGCTTCGACGTCGTCGGCCTCGACGCCAGCGAGGGGATGCTGAGGGTAGCGCGCTCGAAGGGCCTGAACTGCGTCAGAGGAGACGCCTACAGCCTGCCGTTTCCGGATGGGAGCTTTGACCTCGTTCTGAGCGTCACGATGTTCGAGTTCATCCACGAGCCGGAAAACGTCATCTCCGAAATTTACCGCGTCCTGAGGCCGGGGGGTGAGGCGGTCATCGGCACCATGAACGGACGCAGCGTATGGTTCCTCTTCAAACGGCTTAAAAGCCTCTTCGTTGAAACAGCCTACCGCTATGCTCGCTTTTACACTCCCAGCGAGCTTGAGGAGCTCCTCCTGGGGGCGGGATTCGGGGAGGTTGAGAGTGCGGGGGTAATATTCTTCCCCTCGTTCTGGCCCTTCACGGGACTGGCCGAGGGAACGGACAGGAAGTGCCACAGGAAATGCAGGAACCTTGCGGCGTTCGTGGCGGTCAGGGGGAGGAAGGTTTGA
- a CDS encoding MTH1187 family thiamine-binding protein — translation MAVAELCLFPLGTESPSVGEYLRPVIDVIASSGLKYRVCPMGTVVEGPVDEILELVERCHRAILEAGAKRVVISLKIDDRIDKPPTIEGKVGV, via the coding sequence ATGGCGGTCGCGGAGCTCTGCCTCTTCCCGCTCGGCACGGAGAGTCCCAGCGTCGGGGAGTACCTGCGTCCGGTTATCGACGTTATAGCCTCCAGCGGACTGAAGTACAGGGTCTGTCCAATGGGGACGGTGGTGGAGGGCCCGGTGGATGAGATTCTCGAACTGGTTGAGAGATGCCACAGGGCGATTCTGGAAGCGGGGGCAAAGCGCGTCGTGATAAGCCTCAAAATCGACGACCGCATTGATAAGCCGCCGACAATCGAGGGCAAGGTGGGCGTCTGA
- a CDS encoding MoaD/ThiS family protein encodes MKVMFYATFREIIGRRKVEVHGVRTVRELIDYLAEHYTPEIKKQLLGTPRVGPDKPIDGMVLVNGHNVFHLKGLDTELSEEDVVHIFPPAGGG; translated from the coding sequence ATGAAGGTCATGTTCTATGCCACGTTCCGCGAGATAATCGGCAGGCGGAAGGTTGAGGTTCACGGGGTGAGGACCGTCCGCGAGCTCATAGATTACCTTGCCGAACATTATACCCCAGAGATAAAGAAGCAGCTCCTTGGAACGCCCCGCGTCGGCCCGGATAAGCCCATAGACGGCATGGTCCTCGTCAACGGCCACAACGTTTTTCACCTCAAGGGCCTCGATACCGAGCTGAGTGAGGAGGATGTGGTTCACATATTCCCTCCCGCGGGGGGTGGTTGA